Proteins encoded within one genomic window of Microbacterium sp. zg-B185:
- a CDS encoding carboxymuconolactone decarboxylase family protein, with protein sequence MIVHPPPADSAVGTVAEMYEADLREDGFVSSVTQAMALNPEAHSAFEALIAAIVPSIGVRTYELVTLAAARGIPSPHCLLAHGRKALRADALDEDQLERVALDYESAGLDESDVAVMRFAEKISTDPASMTDDDSRVLREYGFTDRQIVDIALAAAARNYLSRALRALAVPVQEIPGLSPRLVRALLSPVPG encoded by the coding sequence GTGATCGTTCACCCGCCCCCCGCCGACAGCGCTGTCGGCACCGTCGCCGAGATGTACGAAGCAGACCTCAGGGAGGACGGCTTCGTCTCCAGCGTCACCCAGGCGATGGCACTGAACCCCGAGGCCCATTCCGCGTTCGAAGCGCTGATCGCGGCGATCGTGCCTTCGATCGGTGTGCGCACGTACGAGCTGGTCACCCTCGCGGCCGCCCGCGGCATCCCCTCGCCGCATTGCCTGCTCGCGCACGGCCGCAAAGCACTTCGCGCCGACGCGCTCGATGAGGATCAGCTCGAACGGGTCGCCCTCGATTACGAGTCGGCCGGATTGGATGAGTCCGACGTCGCGGTGATGCGGTTCGCCGAGAAGATCTCCACGGATCCGGCGTCCATGACGGACGACGATTCGCGGGTGCTCCGCGAGTACGGGTTCACCGACCGCCAGATCGTCGACATCGCCCTCGCCGCGGCAGCTCGGAACTACCTCAGCCGCGCGTTGCGCGCCCTCGCGGTGCCGGTGCAGGAGATACCCGGCCTGAGCCCGCGGTTGGTGCGCGCGCTGCTGTCCCCCGTTCCCGGGTGA
- a CDS encoding DNA-formamidopyrimidine glycosylase family protein — protein sequence MPESPEVQELASFLRAHTVGRVIRSADVLLPKALKTQRPAPADLIGRRVSDVTRLGKMIDIATADPAGGELHLVVHFGHDGWVLWHEVAPEGLKRAGDATLMARFRLDDGSGFDLTDAGQWKSLTLHIVPRAADVPAVAKLGIDPLSGSFDPAAFAAVLSGRRKQIKALLQDQTAFAGIGNAYSDEILHAAKISPLTHAATLSEDEVARLAAQTRSVLTGAVDARRGTPPSQLRAAKHAALQVHRKTGAICPVCGDRIREFAFSGAAAQYCPTCQTGGVVLS from the coding sequence ATGCCCGAGTCGCCGGAGGTTCAGGAACTCGCGTCCTTCCTGCGCGCGCACACGGTCGGCCGCGTGATCCGCAGCGCCGACGTGCTGCTGCCCAAAGCACTGAAGACGCAGCGTCCCGCCCCGGCCGATCTCATCGGGCGCCGGGTCAGCGACGTGACCCGGCTCGGCAAGATGATCGATATCGCCACGGCGGACCCGGCCGGCGGCGAGCTGCACCTGGTCGTCCATTTCGGCCACGACGGATGGGTGCTCTGGCACGAGGTCGCCCCCGAGGGACTGAAACGCGCGGGGGATGCCACGCTGATGGCGCGTTTCCGGCTCGATGACGGGTCGGGATTCGACCTGACGGATGCCGGACAGTGGAAGTCGCTGACCCTGCACATCGTGCCGCGGGCGGCCGACGTGCCCGCGGTGGCCAAGCTCGGCATCGACCCGCTCTCGGGGTCCTTCGACCCCGCCGCGTTCGCGGCCGTCCTCTCCGGTCGCCGGAAGCAGATCAAGGCCCTCCTCCAGGATCAGACCGCCTTCGCCGGCATCGGCAACGCGTACTCGGACGAGATCCTGCACGCCGCCAAGATCTCACCGCTGACGCACGCGGCGACCCTGAGCGAAGACGAGGTGGCGCGGCTGGCCGCGCAGACCCGAAGCGTCCTGACCGGCGCGGTCGACGCGCGGCGGGGGACACCGCCATCGCAGCTGCGCGCCGCCAAGCATGCGGCGCTGCAGGTCCACCGCAAGACGGGTGCGATCTGCCCGGTCTGCGGGGACCGGATCCGGGAGTTCGCGTTCTCCGGGGCGGCCGCGCAGTACTGCCCCACGTGCCAGACGGGCGGCGTGGTGCTGTCGTGA